In Clostridium sporogenes, one genomic interval encodes:
- a CDS encoding N-acetylmuramoyl-L-alanine amidase family protein, whose translation MKKSMVLAMCAIILLLFTACTSKETFNKEAKENKKEITKEDKVENKKENTSKKNNEYKDHKEILKEKGEDKSKENLKNKIIVIDPGHGNRSNLELERVSPDVEEKKIKDGGGAEGVNSKTPEYLIAMDVALKLKEALQREDYTVIMTKNKHSESLGNIERAEVGNENNANLVIRIHADSADSGDAKGASMLVPSKRGYASEINELSRKYGDILLREMVASANMNNRGIVEREDMTGFNWSKVPVVLVEMGFLSNAEEDKLLNTEEYKIKIVKGLTEGVKKAIN comes from the coding sequence ATGAAAAAAAGTATGGTTTTAGCTATGTGTGCTATTATCTTGCTATTATTTACTGCATGTACTAGTAAGGAAACCTTTAATAAAGAAGCTAAAGAAAATAAAAAAGAGATTACTAAAGAAGATAAAGTGGAAAATAAAAAAGAAAATACATCTAAAAAGAATAATGAATATAAAGATCATAAGGAGATATTAAAAGAGAAAGGAGAAGACAAATCTAAAGAAAATTTAAAAAACAAAATAATAGTAATAGATCCAGGGCATGGAAACAGATCTAACTTAGAGTTAGAAAGAGTTTCTCCAGATGTTGAAGAAAAAAAGATTAAAGATGGTGGAGGGGCTGAGGGGGTAAATAGTAAGACTCCAGAGTATTTAATAGCTATGGATGTAGCTTTAAAACTTAAAGAAGCTCTACAAAGGGAAGATTATACTGTTATTATGACTAAAAATAAACATTCCGAGAGTTTAGGAAACATAGAAAGAGCAGAAGTAGGAAATGAAAATAATGCTAATTTAGTTATAAGAATACATGCAGATTCAGCAGATTCAGGGGATGCTAAGGGAGCTTCTATGCTTGTGCCATCTAAAAGAGGATATGCTTCAGAAATCAATGAATTAAGCAGAAAATATGGAGATATACTTCTTAGAGAAATGGTAGCATCAGCTAATATGAACAATAGAGGTATAGTAGAGAGAGAGGATATGACAGGGTTTAACTGGTCAAAAGTTCCAGTAGTTTTAGTTGAAATGGGCTTTTTATCAAATGCGGAAGAGGATAAGCTTTTAAATACTGAAGAATATAAAATAAAAATAGTAAAAGGATTAACCGAAGGTGTTAAGA
- a CDS encoding amino acid ABC transporter permease, translated as MELNFDIVFRNLPFLLKATLVTIKITLLSFIVAIILAFIVGVLRTYKFSKILDLILNAYVEIFRGSPLLIQLFFIYYGLPSVGIAMDAEVAAVIGLALNGAAYMSEIIRAAILSIDRGQEEAGFSLGYTRFQNLRYIILPQAAQISVPPLVNGFSSLLKDTSLVSVISITELTRSGNLIYSRTARPFEVYLTLGLFYFVLTYIVSLCSKFIEKRNEKWS; from the coding sequence ATGGAACTTAATTTTGATATTGTTTTTAGAAATTTACCATTTTTATTAAAGGCTACATTAGTAACTATAAAAATAACTTTACTTTCTTTTATTGTGGCTATTATATTAGCTTTTATTGTAGGAGTTTTAAGAACTTATAAATTTTCTAAAATATTAGACCTTATATTAAATGCATACGTAGAAATTTTTAGAGGATCTCCGCTACTTATACAATTATTTTTTATATATTATGGATTACCTAGCGTTGGAATAGCTATGGATGCAGAAGTAGCTGCTGTTATAGGATTAGCATTGAATGGAGCAGCATACATGTCAGAAATTATAAGAGCAGCTATACTTTCTATAGATAGAGGGCAGGAAGAGGCAGGTTTTTCTTTAGGATATACAAGATTTCAAAATTTACGCTATATAATATTGCCTCAAGCGGCTCAAATATCTGTGCCTCCATTAGTAAATGGTTTTTCCTCACTTTTGAAAGACACATCTTTGGTATCGGTTATTTCCATAACGGAACTGACAAGAAGTGGAAATCTTATATATTCAAGAACAGCTAGGCCCTTTGAAGTATATTTAACTTTAGGATTATTTTATTTTGTGTTAACTTATATAGTTTCTTTATGTTCAAAATTTATAGAAAAAAGAAATGAAAAGTGGAGTTAG
- a CDS encoding CD3072 family TudS-related putative desulfidase, which translates to MKRSKKIVLLGHCILNVNSKVEGLAQYENNSLELLEYLIENKCGIIQLPCPEAGFYGMRRWGHVKEQFDTPYYREYSRKIFYPILQQVEDYINNGYEIRCIIGIDGSPSCGVSFTCSSKEWKGDFINKEETLKKIDNIKYCNEKGIFMEEIDKMLKEKDINIPIISINEVEKISLQKIKNFL; encoded by the coding sequence ATGAAAAGAAGTAAAAAAATAGTTTTGCTTGGTCATTGTATACTAAATGTAAATTCAAAGGTGGAAGGATTAGCTCAATATGAAAATAATTCTTTAGAACTTTTGGAATATTTGATAGAAAACAAATGTGGAATAATACAATTACCTTGTCCAGAGGCAGGGTTTTATGGAATGAGAAGATGGGGACATGTAAAAGAACAATTTGATACACCTTATTATAGAGAATACTCACGAAAAATATTTTATCCTATACTTCAGCAGGTAGAAGATTATATAAATAATGGATATGAGATAAGATGCATAATAGGAATAGATGGCAGTCCAAGTTGTGGTGTTTCTTTTACATGTTCATCAAAAGAATGGAAGGGAGATTTTATAAATAAAGAGGAAACATTAAAAAAGATAGATAATATAAAATATTGTAATGAGAAAGGGATATTTATGGAAGAGATAGACAAAATGTTGAAAGAAAAAGATATAAATATTCCTATAATTTCAATAAATGAAGTTGAAAAGATTTCTTTACAAAAGATAAAAAATTTTTTATAA
- a CDS encoding M20 metallopeptidase family protein produces the protein MGEINFLKEALDIKDEVIKLRRDFHKHPELDYDLFRTCEKVKEFLKNEDIEFYDTAGTGVCAIIRGRGSRTVAIRGDMDALPLQEKNICDYSSKMEGKMHACGHDAHTAILLGTAKVLNSIKDKLNGNIKLLFEPAEETTGGARVMIKEGVLKGPEVDAIIGLHMEEKIETGKIGLRRGVVNAASNPFTIKIKGKGSHGARPNNSVDPIIIASNVVVALQNIVSRELPPTDPGVLTIGTIHGGTAQNIIPEEVVLSGIIRVMKTEHREYVKKRLVEIVDGICKAMRGECEIDIEESYPCLYNNDEMLNGFINSAKGVIGEDKIEMLEEPSMGVESFAYFSMEKPSIFYYLGCRNEEKGIVHPAHSNLFDVDEDSLPLGVALHCRAAFDILNS, from the coding sequence ATGGGAGAGATAAATTTTTTAAAGGAAGCTTTAGATATAAAAGATGAAGTTATAAAATTAAGAAGAGATTTTCATAAGCATCCAGAATTAGATTATGATCTTTTTAGAACCTGTGAAAAAGTGAAAGAATTTTTAAAAAACGAAGATATAGAATTTTATGACACAGCAGGTACAGGAGTTTGTGCCATAATAAGAGGGAGGGGATCTAGAACTGTAGCTATAAGAGGTGATATGGATGCTCTTCCACTTCAAGAAAAAAATATTTGTGATTATTCATCAAAAATGGAAGGTAAAATGCATGCATGTGGACATGATGCTCATACTGCCATACTTTTAGGTACTGCTAAGGTTTTAAATTCTATAAAGGATAAATTAAATGGGAATATAAAATTATTATTTGAACCTGCAGAAGAAACCACTGGTGGAGCTAGAGTTATGATAAAAGAAGGGGTTCTTAAAGGACCGGAAGTAGATGCTATTATAGGTCTTCATATGGAGGAAAAAATAGAAACAGGAAAGATAGGATTAAGAAGGGGAGTAGTAAATGCAGCTTCAAATCCCTTTACCATAAAAATAAAAGGAAAGGGTTCCCATGGAGCTAGACCTAATAATTCTGTAGATCCTATAATTATAGCTAGTAATGTGGTGGTGGCTCTTCAAAACATAGTAAGTAGAGAATTACCTCCTACAGATCCAGGGGTGTTAACCATAGGAACTATACATGGTGGTACAGCTCAAAATATAATACCAGAGGAGGTTGTATTATCTGGTATTATAAGAGTTATGAAAACTGAACATAGAGAATACGTAAAAAAAAGATTGGTTGAAATAGTAGATGGTATATGTAAAGCTATGAGAGGTGAATGTGAAATAGATATAGAGGAAAGTTATCCTTGCCTTTATAATAATGATGAAATGCTAAATGGTTTTATAAATTCTGCAAAGGGTGTAATAGGAGAAGATAAGATAGAGATGTTAGAAGAGCCAAGCATGGGAGTTGAAAGTTTTGCTTATTTTTCCATGGAAAAGCCTTCAATATTCTATTATTTAGGTTGTAGGAATGAAGAAAAGGGAATAGTACATCCTGCCCATAGTAATTTATTTGATGTGGATGAAGATTCCTTACCATTAGGAGTGGCACTTCATTGCAGGGCTGCCTTTGATATTTTAAATTCATAA
- a CDS encoding BhlA/UviB family holin-like peptide — MEQEMMRYMISQGAFAVLFCYLLYFVLKTSKEREEKMQSTIDKNQEVIGDLARKFDVLEDVKKSVDKIENKLEG; from the coding sequence ATGGAACAAGAAATGATGAGGTATATGATAAGTCAAGGAGCTTTTGCAGTATTGTTTTGCTACCTATTATATTTTGTACTTAAAACTTCAAAAGAAAGAGAAGAAAAAATGCAAAGTACAATTGATAAAAACCAAGAAGTTATTGGTGATTTAGCTAGAAAATTTGATGTGCTTGAAGATGTTAAAAAAAGCGTAGATAAGATAGAGAATAAATTGGAGGGATAG
- a CDS encoding ATP-dependent helicase, which yields MIDYSFLDQYQKEAVKCHKDNTLIVAPPGSGKTTVIINRVVHLIEDLKINPNNILVITFTRAAAMNMKERYKKISDSRRSPFFGTFHGLFYKILNRYYKNINIISSKEAYSLINNILISYLDSVNEDKVRDVLNDISFFKTSGLTMDNFVPKIDKSIFEHCLNSYEEYKDKKELLDFDDLQINMFKLLKEDGRILNGYKKLFKYILVDEFQDCDTLQINILQMLSKGNSLFAVGDEDQCIYSFRGSKPECMVNFNHYFENGEKIYLRYNYRSPKNIVEISKNLIQNNKLRNNKKIEAYNDYDKNIVLKSFLNEREQAEEISKIINNIINERYEYKDIAILYRTNMESRSLTDLFFKKRIPFRLLDKGYNFFNHFVCRDILAYMQVCIDPYDKKSFLKIINKPFRYVSKLNVERVRRYKYAKNSFDILKEQKDIQPFQIKNLENLEKDINKMNKMSAQDAIGHIMHTLGYEEYIKEYSERIKIDKEELLQIVDELKEAGEGYTSILTFLVHVEEVEKEINKKEINEDSVILSTIHGVKGMEFKNVVIVNCNEDNIPYSKSDEKINIEEERRLFYVGITRAKENLYLTVPKVIRGKNKETSNFIKECKLDKELLENDYFKGKERVIHKVFGEGIIENQGTDYVEIGFLDGTKRKFDRNVITKSNIIKKKSVS from the coding sequence ATGATAGATTATAGTTTTTTAGATCAGTATCAAAAGGAAGCGGTTAAATGCCATAAGGATAATACATTGATTGTGGCTCCACCTGGTTCTGGTAAAACCACTGTTATTATAAATAGAGTTGTACATTTAATAGAGGATTTAAAAATAAATCCTAATAATATACTAGTAATAACTTTTACTAGAGCTGCAGCTATGAATATGAAAGAAAGATATAAAAAAATAAGTGATAGTAGAAGATCACCTTTTTTTGGGACTTTTCATGGCCTTTTTTATAAAATATTAAATAGATATTATAAAAACATAAATATAATAAGCAGCAAAGAAGCCTATTCTTTAATAAATAATATACTTATATCTTATTTGGATTCTGTAAATGAGGATAAAGTAAGAGATGTTTTAAATGATATATCTTTTTTTAAAACTAGTGGGTTAACTATGGACAATTTTGTTCCTAAAATTGATAAAAGTATATTTGAGCACTGTCTTAATAGCTATGAAGAGTATAAAGATAAAAAAGAACTTTTAGATTTTGATGATTTGCAAATTAATATGTTTAAACTTTTAAAGGAAGATGGAAGAATTCTTAATGGTTATAAAAAATTATTTAAATATATATTAGTAGATGAATTTCAAGATTGTGATACATTGCAAATAAATATTCTTCAAATGTTATCTAAGGGTAATTCTTTATTTGCAGTAGGGGATGAGGATCAATGTATATATTCTTTTAGAGGATCTAAGCCAGAGTGTATGGTGAATTTCAACCATTATTTTGAAAATGGAGAAAAGATATACTTAAGATATAATTACAGAAGTCCCAAAAATATAGTAGAGATTTCTAAAAATCTTATTCAAAATAATAAATTAAGAAATAATAAGAAAATAGAAGCTTATAATGACTATGATAAAAATATAGTGTTAAAATCCTTTTTAAACGAAAGGGAGCAAGCGGAGGAAATAAGTAAAATAATTAATAACATTATAAATGAGAGATATGAATATAAAGATATAGCTATACTCTATAGAACTAATATGGAAAGTAGAAGTTTAACAGATTTGTTTTTTAAAAAAAGAATACCCTTTAGACTTTTAGATAAGGGATATAATTTTTTTAATCATTTTGTATGTAGGGATATACTAGCCTATATGCAAGTATGTATAGATCCCTATGATAAAAAAAGCTTTTTAAAGATTATAAATAAACCCTTTAGATATGTAAGTAAACTAAATGTGGAAAGAGTAAGAAGATATAAATATGCTAAAAATAGTTTTGATATACTAAAAGAGCAAAAGGATATACAACCTTTTCAAATAAAGAATTTAGAAAATCTTGAAAAGGATATAAATAAAATGAATAAAATGAGTGCCCAAGATGCCATAGGGCACATAATGCATACTTTAGGTTATGAAGAGTATATTAAAGAATATAGTGAAAGAATAAAAATAGATAAGGAAGAGCTTTTACAAATAGTAGATGAATTAAAAGAAGCAGGGGAAGGATATACAAGTATTTTAACTTTCTTAGTTCATGTTGAGGAAGTAGAAAAGGAAATAAATAAAAAAGAAATAAATGAAGATAGTGTAATATTAAGTACAATACATGGAGTCAAAGGCATGGAATTTAAAAATGTAGTTATTGTAAATTGTAATGAAGACAATATTCCTTATAGTAAATCAGATGAAAAAATTAATATAGAGGAAGAGAGAAGACTTTTTTATGTAGGTATTACAAGGGCAAAAGAAAACTTATATTTAACTGTACCAAAGGTTATAAGGGGGAAGAATAAAGAAACCTCTAATTTTATAAAGGAATGCAAGTTAGATAAAGAGTTATTAGAAAATGATTATTTTAAAGGAAAAGAAAGAGTTATTCATAAGGTGTTTGGTGAAGGAATCATTGAAAATCAAGGGACAGATTATGTAGAGATAGGATTTTTAGATGGAACTAAAAGAAAATTTGACAGAAATGTCATAACTAAGAGTAATATTATTAAAAAGAAAAGTGTATCATAA
- a CDS encoding N-acetylmuramoyl-L-alanine amidase translates to MKIGIDCGHTLSSADYGAVGIKAESNLTREVGTRVISKLQALGHTAIKCYKDTCSNLNDSLSYRTNTANNNSVDLYVSIHFNCYNGSAYGTEVFTYGGKELLEARKVLNNICSLGYTNRGLKDGSSLYVLKHTKAKAMLIECCFCDNSGDMNKFNAENMANAIVKGLVGTTITTPNKPTVNNNKGWQSLDGKTGIICTQSGVNVREKKSTSSRILGALPNGAKVKLYKREGEWIHIYYPAHGGYVYAKYIRY, encoded by the coding sequence ATGAAAATTGGGATTGATTGTGGACACACATTAAGTAGTGCCGATTATGGAGCAGTAGGAATAAAAGCAGAAAGTAATCTAACTAGAGAAGTAGGCACTAGAGTAATAAGTAAATTACAAGCTTTAGGACATACAGCTATTAAGTGTTATAAAGATACTTGTAGTAATTTGAACGATAGTTTAAGTTATAGAACTAATACAGCCAATAATAACAGTGTAGATTTATATGTAAGTATACATTTCAATTGCTATAACGGTAGCGCTTATGGTACAGAAGTTTTTACTTATGGGGGGAAAGAATTATTAGAAGCTAGAAAAGTTTTAAATAATATCTGTTCATTAGGTTATACAAATAGAGGTTTAAAAGATGGTTCTAGCCTTTATGTATTAAAACATACTAAAGCTAAAGCCATGCTTATAGAATGTTGTTTTTGTGATAATTCTGGAGATATGAATAAATTTAACGCTGAAAATATGGCTAATGCTATAGTCAAAGGATTAGTAGGTACTACAATAACTACACCAAATAAACCAACAGTTAACAATAATAAGGGGTGGCAGAGTTTAGACGGTAAAACAGGTATTATTTGTACTCAAAGTGGTGTAAATGTTAGAGAAAAGAAATCAACGTCCAGCAGAATATTAGGGGCTTTACCTAATGGTGCTAAGGTTAAACTTTATAAGAGAGAGGGAGAATGGATACACATTTATTATCCAGCACATGGAGGATATGTTTATGCTAAATATATAAGATATTAA
- a CDS encoding DUF4352 domain-containing protein, producing the protein MKKNFKLIIGGLIIFIAGYFIGDATAIGRVNKQIGQSVDKQVSITKEEAKEEKKDVKFGEQSPVGNLSIKILEAKENGAISNESGKSTPSGKFIIIKLDIKNNGEEATGYEPHEFKLNDGKKTYEVDDNSFEALGHLNSQESIFRENKNFIGSYDKINAGINKNTFLVFDIPKDVKIDNLKLITEHNKEIQFNLK; encoded by the coding sequence ATGAAAAAGAATTTTAAATTAATAATAGGTGGACTTATTATATTTATTGCAGGATATTTTATAGGTGATGCTACAGCAATTGGTAGAGTTAATAAACAAATTGGTCAAAGTGTAGATAAACAAGTTTCTATCACAAAAGAGGAAGCAAAAGAAGAAAAGAAAGATGTAAAATTTGGAGAACAGTCTCCTGTAGGAAATTTAAGTATTAAAATTTTAGAAGCTAAAGAAAATGGTGCTATTAGCAATGAATCTGGGAAATCAACACCAAGTGGAAAATTTATAATAATAAAACTAGATATAAAAAATAATGGCGAAGAAGCTACAGGATATGAACCACATGAATTTAAATTAAATGATGGGAAAAAAACATATGAAGTTGATGATAATTCTTTTGAAGCATTAGGGCATCTAAATAGTCAAGAATCTATTTTTAGAGAAAATAAAAATTTTATAGGGTCTTATGATAAAATTAATGCAGGAATAAACAAGAATACTTTCTTAGTATTCGATATACCTAAAGATGTTAAGATTGATAATCTAAAATTAATAACAGAGCATAATAAAGAAATACAATTTAATCTTAAATAA
- a CDS encoding cell division protein FtsA translates to MEKNHLDKQNIVFALDIGTRSILGAVGVVRDKKFHVIEESYVEHEERAMIDGQIHDVSLVANAVIKVKRNLEEKIGIELNKVSIAAAGRFLKTYTAKSELNMDNEKEIDKDTIRSLELTSVKKAEEEVSKKSGGKLYCVGYTVKNYYLNDYVIGNLLLQKGEKIAAEVIATFLPRYVIDSLYSVMKKVGLIVDSLTLEPIAAMEAAIPKKLRLLNLALIDVGAGTSDIAICSRDSITAFGMVSLAGDEVTEAIVQNFLVDFEAAEKIKKQCSESESVEYIDVLGLTNKIPSKDVKKVIEPVVKKISEEIGNKIIEINGEKSPNAIFLVGGGAHTPLLKGFLCEKLNMPLERAAIKDRDAVIDCSIENNKFGSEGVTVLGIGLISIRRLGNDFIDVMLNGSIISLFNSHKHTVMDVMLQAGINPKVLLGRNGKSIRFTLNNIKRMAFGTLATNALIKINGVKASVEDNIKEGDKIEIEFAKNGEDSKSTLKDYIKKVYSTTFFINDIIENLTPLAFVNGDKKDANYIIKEGDNVKIFFPETLGHYKEYYENLKDYKYYLNGEELKEDYIIKEGDRIYKIRDEIEKNKEENSETNKADEKEITEKNNELNVVEKEIIETNDETSIQEEIENNYTQSKDNDLKSKDLQSEALGEKEAALTKEYIENEEDNKEEKIETENLNIKETGIKVRVNNEEIILKDKDKYIFVDIFNYVEFDLSVAKGKLVLLLNGKSAGYYDDLKDGDSIEIKWE, encoded by the coding sequence ATGGAGAAAAATCATCTTGACAAACAGAATATAGTATTCGCTTTGGATATAGGAACTCGCTCAATTTTAGGAGCAGTAGGAGTAGTAAGAGATAAGAAATTTCATGTTATAGAAGAAAGTTATGTAGAACATGAAGAAAGGGCTATGATAGATGGTCAAATTCATGACGTTTCTTTAGTAGCTAATGCTGTAATAAAGGTAAAAAGAAATTTAGAAGAAAAGATAGGTATAGAATTAAATAAAGTTTCTATTGCAGCCGCAGGAAGATTTTTAAAAACATATACTGCGAAATCTGAATTAAATATGGATAATGAAAAGGAAATAGATAAAGATACTATAAGAAGTTTGGAGCTTACATCAGTAAAAAAGGCAGAGGAAGAAGTAAGTAAAAAATCTGGTGGTAAACTTTATTGTGTAGGATATACCGTTAAGAATTATTATTTAAATGATTATGTTATAGGAAACTTATTATTACAAAAGGGAGAAAAAATAGCAGCAGAGGTTATAGCAACTTTTCTTCCAAGATATGTTATAGATAGCCTTTATTCTGTTATGAAAAAAGTAGGGCTTATAGTAGATAGCTTAACTTTAGAGCCTATAGCTGCCATGGAGGCTGCTATTCCTAAAAAATTAAGACTTTTAAATTTAGCTTTAATAGATGTAGGTGCAGGAACTTCAGATATAGCTATATGTAGCAGAGATAGTATAACAGCCTTTGGAATGGTTTCTTTAGCAGGTGATGAAGTAACGGAAGCTATTGTTCAAAACTTTTTAGTGGATTTTGAAGCTGCAGAAAAAATAAAAAAACAATGCTCAGAATCAGAGTCCGTAGAATATATAGATGTTTTAGGACTAACTAATAAAATTCCATCAAAGGATGTAAAAAAAGTTATAGAACCAGTAGTTAAGAAGATATCAGAGGAAATAGGAAACAAAATAATTGAAATAAATGGAGAGAAATCACCTAATGCTATATTTTTAGTAGGAGGAGGAGCCCATACACCACTTTTGAAAGGATTTTTATGTGAAAAACTTAATATGCCTTTAGAAAGAGCTGCTATAAAGGATAGAGATGCGGTTATAGATTGCAGTATTGAGAATAATAAATTTGGTAGCGAAGGAGTGACAGTTTTAGGAATAGGTTTAATATCTATAAGAAGATTAGGAAATGATTTTATAGACGTAATGTTAAATGGAAGCATAATAAGTCTTTTTAATTCCCATAAACATACAGTTATGGATGTAATGCTTCAGGCAGGTATAAATCCTAAAGTTTTGTTAGGTAGGAATGGTAAAAGTATAAGATTTACATTAAATAATATAAAAAGAATGGCCTTTGGAACATTAGCTACCAATGCATTAATAAAAATTAATGGAGTAAAAGCCTCTGTTGAAGATAATATAAAAGAAGGAGACAAAATAGAAATTGAATTTGCTAAAAATGGTGAGGATTCAAAGTCAACCTTAAAGGATTATATAAAGAAAGTATACTCTACAACTTTCTTTATAAATGATATTATAGAAAATTTAACTCCTTTAGCTTTTGTAAATGGTGATAAAAAAGATGCAAATTATATAATTAAAGAAGGGGATAATGTTAAAATTTTCTTCCCTGAAACTCTAGGCCATTATAAGGAGTATTATGAAAATTTAAAGGACTATAAATATTATTTAAATGGAGAAGAACTTAAGGAAGATTACATAATAAAAGAAGGAGATAGAATATATAAAATAAGAGATGAAATAGAAAAAAATAAAGAAGAAAATTCTGAAACAAATAAAGCGGATGAAAAAGAAATAACTGAAAAAAATAATGAGTTAAATGTGGTAGAAAAAGAAATAATTGAAACAAATGATGAAACAAGTATTCAGGAAGAAATAGAAAATAATTATACACAGAGTAAGGATAATGATCTAAAGAGTAAAGATTTACAAAGTGAAGCATTAGGTGAAAAGGAAGCTGCTTTAACAAAAGAATATATAGAGAATGAAGAAGACAATAAAGAAGAAAAAATAGAAACGGAAAATTTAAATATTAAGGAAACAGGTATAAAAGTTAGAGTAAATAACGAGGAGATTATTCTTAAAGATAAAGACAAATATATTTTTGTGGATATATTTAATTATGTGGAGTTTGATTTATCTGTAGCTAAAGGAAAATTAGTTCTTCTTTTAAACGGTAAGAGTGCTGGGTATTATGATGATCTAAAGGATGGAGATTCAATAGAAATAAAATGGGAATAG
- a CDS encoding tyrosine-type recombinase/integrase — MAKLRLKNLNKTTNKTVREIYDDYLNYCTSIGQREKTIESKEKFGKYELIKVVNLDSNIKELTKENIEKHIINMRKEGYKGNTYQTYVIKMRAFLSYCFNNNYLTKFTVKIPNVLLEKKEVYTEEEVIKLLKKPNINTCLVGDFRSWAICSFLLSTGCRAETLLNIHVEDVNFSTDSILFRHMKTKRQITVPLSNTLKVTLMEYIQRMGLKQEDYLFPLLNGEKMKYDTCHQNLKNYFKHRNVKFHGVNTFRNTFATMALKNGAGIYLIQKCLGHADIKMTERYINLHCIISNRGDCIWHL; from the coding sequence ATGGCTAAATTAAGATTGAAAAACTTAAATAAAACAACTAATAAAACAGTGAGAGAAATTTATGATGATTATTTAAATTATTGTACAAGCATCGGCCAAAGAGAAAAAACTATAGAGAGTAAAGAAAAGTTTGGAAAATATGAATTGATAAAAGTAGTAAATTTAGATTCAAATATTAAAGAATTAACTAAAGAAAATATAGAAAAGCATATAATAAATATGCGTAAAGAAGGATATAAGGGAAATACTTATCAAACATATGTTATAAAAATGAGAGCTTTTTTAAGTTATTGTTTTAATAATAATTATCTTACTAAATTTACGGTGAAAATACCTAATGTTTTATTAGAAAAAAAGGAAGTTTATACAGAAGAAGAAGTAATAAAATTATTGAAAAAACCTAATATAAATACTTGTCTTGTAGGAGATTTTCGTTCTTGGGCAATTTGCTCATTTCTTTTGTCAACAGGTTGTCGTGCTGAAACTTTGTTAAATATTCATGTAGAAGATGTTAATTTTAGTACAGATAGCATACTTTTTAGACATATGAAAACTAAAAGACAAATAACTGTGCCATTATCAAATACTTTGAAAGTTACCTTAATGGAGTATATACAAAGGATGGGATTAAAACAAGAAGATTATCTATTTCCTTTGCTAAATGGGGAAAAGATGAAATATGATACTTGTCATCAAAATTTAAAAAATTATTTTAAACATAGAAATGTAAAATTCCATGGTGTGAACACTTTTAGAAATACATTTGCTACAATGGCACTTAAAAATGGGGCGGGGATATATCTCATCCAAAAATGTCTTGGACATGCAGATATAAAAATGACCGAAAGATATATAAATTTACATTGTATAATTTCCAATAGGGGGGATTGCATATGGCACCTATAA